The genomic stretch TATTTCTTCCGAATAGATGGGGTATAAAGACTTTAACACAGGGGGGGTGTGAAATTTTGTTTTATGGTTTCACAAAACCCCTGTGTTGTAGAGTTTAATGGACAGGTTCAGACAGAGGAATATCAGTGGCTCCGCTATAAAATACAATTAAAGTGGCTCCTTTATCTCCCGTTTTTCCCCTGTGGGCAATATTGACCATTTCAGAAAGAACCTGCCCCTTTTTTACCCATTGTGTTTTACCGTCTTCTTTTCTTTCTATCTGGATTTCTCCTTTCTCTACATAGGCTGCATTAATGACGGGATGTTTATGCCAATCCAATGCTTTATTAGGAGGAACGGATATTTTAAGAATAGAAATTTCCGGTTGTCCGGTCGGGTAGCTGGCATACAGAGTGCCGTCCCAGGATTTTGTGGTTTTTAATAATGTTACAGATTCTATTTTATCTGAATATTCTGATTTAGGTTGTTCATCATCAGAGTCATGGCAAGATAGAGATAAGGAAAGTAGAGCCAACAAAAAGGCTGTTCTGAATAAATTTCTTTGAGTCATGAGTTTTAGATTAATAGTTTGTATTTGATGTGGTTTGTTGTACAAAAATAGTAACCTAATTTATAATTTCCCTATTTGTTGAATTATTTTTTAATCAAAAATTTTGAAACTTCAAATTAGAAAAAAATTCTTCAAAGAAACATTTGTCATAAGCTGAAACGTTTATTTTTTATATTTTTGCTTTCAAATTAGAAAAAAATGAAAAAAGTATTCGCAATCGCATTTATCGGAGGTTTATTATTAGCAAGCTGCTCTAAAAAAGTAGATCACTCATTACAGGACAGCAACACAATGCTTGAAGAGCCGGAAGCAACTACAGTGGTAGATTCTACTGCTAAGCCTGCTGCTCCAGCTGCTGCAACTCCTGCTCCTGAAGCTGCTAAAACAGATTCTACAGCGAAGAAATAATGAAAAATTTATTTTTGGCAGGAACTTTAGGTCTTCTGATCTTTTCCTGTTCTAAAAAAGAAAATACAACAGAAGTGGCATCTTCAGATGCTGCGCCAGTGTCTGCTCCGGCTCAGTCTAATCTTTCCGGTGATCAGATCATGGAAACATTGGATTGTTCGGGGTGTCACTCTGTTAATGAAAGAATGATAGGACCTTCTTATCAGGAAATTGCGGCTAAATATTCTGACAAGGATATTGAATTGTTAGCTTCCAAGATTATAGAAGGCGGTAGTGGAGTTTGGGGCGGAGTCCCTATGGCTGCTCATCCACAGGTGTCTAAAGAAGATGCTAAAAAAATGGTGGAGTATATTCTAAGCCAGAAAAAATAAAAGATGTCCACAGAAAAATCCAGTCTGCACACAAGAAATCTGCATCGTAATCCCTATGATTTTGATCTGTTGATTTCTTGTGTGCCAGAACTGAAACATTATGTCTTTGTGAATGTTCACGGGACAACCACTATTAATTTCAGTCTTTCT from Chryseobacterium indologenes encodes the following:
- a CDS encoding cupin domain-containing protein, with amino-acid sequence MTQRNLFRTAFLLALLSLSLSCHDSDDEQPKSEYSDKIESVTLLKTTKSWDGTLYASYPTGQPEISILKISVPPNKALDWHKHPVINAAYVEKGEIQIERKEDGKTQWVKKGQVLSEMVNIAHRGKTGDKGATLIVFYSGATDIPLSEPVH
- a CDS encoding c-type cytochrome; the encoded protein is MKNLFLAGTLGLLIFSCSKKENTTEVASSDAAPVSAPAQSNLSGDQIMETLDCSGCHSVNERMIGPSYQEIAAKYSDKDIELLASKIIEGGSGVWGGVPMAAHPQVSKEDAKKMVEYILSQKK